A genomic region of Chitinimonas arctica contains the following coding sequences:
- a CDS encoding HD domain-containing protein, which yields MMDFRTAWTKMWPRLGLIESPACLDTLLARYSEPHRHYHTLQHLEECLVLFWEVEALAEHAAEVEIALWFHDAIYEPLRQDNEQRSADWARETLLAAGAERQVAERVYGLIMATRHTAEPRGQDAQLLIDIDLAILAAKPARFDEYEEQIRAEYRHVPELLFRSKRRSVLEKFLERPHIYSTQPLRERFEAVARDNLAKAIDCGRQYLY from the coding sequence ATGATGGACTTCAGGACCGCTTGGACAAAGATGTGGCCTCGCCTTGGGCTGATCGAGAGTCCGGCCTGCCTGGACACACTGCTGGCGCGTTATTCCGAGCCTCACCGCCACTACCACACCTTGCAGCACCTGGAAGAGTGTCTGGTGTTGTTTTGGGAAGTAGAGGCTCTCGCCGAACATGCCGCCGAGGTGGAAATTGCGCTTTGGTTTCACGACGCAATTTATGAGCCTTTACGCCAGGACAATGAGCAACGCAGCGCGGACTGGGCGCGCGAGACCTTACTGGCAGCCGGTGCCGAGCGGCAGGTGGCCGAGCGGGTATATGGTTTGATCATGGCAACCCGGCATACCGCCGAGCCACGGGGACAAGACGCACAGCTACTGATCGATATCGACTTGGCCATACTTGCCGCCAAGCCGGCGCGCTTCGACGAGTACGAAGAGCAAATCCGTGCCGAATACCGCCACGTGCCGGAGCTTCTATTTCGGAGTAAACGGCGTTCGGTACTCGAAAAATTCCTGGAACGGCCGCACATATACAGCACGCAGCCCTTGCGCGAACGGTTCGAAGCGGTTGCCAGGGACAACCTGGCCAAGGCGATTGACTGCGGGCGCCAGTATTTATATTGA
- a CDS encoding 2OG-Fe(II) oxygenase codes for MTNQTIAYPLPSSAGHCVVIADFLSSAECAELIARSEARGYAQASTDYPPSYRNNDRQVVDDLALADRMTERLRRHAPANLQLDGESWHFDRVNERFRFCRYQPGQHFTLHQDGVHHRGPLRRSCLTFMIYLTDGATFQGGDTVFYSAGPGGTPGGEAAKEIGRVRPRAGSLILFAHSIWHAGEQVSHGIKHVMRSDLIYCRDARPDEPLLSPHERGHDGYIWTLAPLDDGLIASGGRDAQIRLWDAQGNTIRQLHGHGQSVLGLAALPGRRLASVSRDRSLRFWDWTTGHCERVVIAHEAAVLSVTHLLDRRLITCGADGLVKLWDDQGTPSGKLEGHQGWVWETAQLGLECWVSASEDGSVRLWDSVTHRCLAVLPGEVPLRALLIVGQAIWTGDIEGDITCWEEQGHSWRAARKWQAHGAGIRRLKLLDSNHVASCSEDYLLRIWHCDSGECVFEARHQNFATDVVQLGNSVLSSSYDGCLHHHCWPGLAAEQGYRA; via the coding sequence ATGACAAACCAGACCATTGCTTACCCGCTGCCAAGTTCTGCCGGACATTGCGTCGTCATCGCTGACTTCCTCTCCAGTGCAGAGTGTGCCGAACTGATCGCCAGGAGCGAGGCAAGGGGCTATGCCCAGGCTTCGACGGACTATCCGCCCTCATACCGCAATAACGACCGGCAGGTAGTCGATGACCTGGCGCTTGCGGACCGGATGACCGAACGGCTGCGTCGGCATGCGCCTGCCAACCTGCAGCTCGACGGGGAGAGTTGGCACTTTGATCGAGTCAACGAGCGCTTTCGTTTTTGTCGCTATCAACCCGGTCAGCATTTCACGCTGCACCAGGATGGCGTACATCACCGAGGCCCTTTGCGCCGTTCCTGCCTGACATTCATGATCTACCTGACCGACGGTGCAACCTTCCAAGGCGGCGACACCGTGTTTTACTCGGCAGGCCCCGGTGGCACGCCTGGAGGCGAGGCAGCGAAGGAAATCGGGCGGGTACGTCCTCGCGCCGGCAGTCTTATCCTGTTTGCGCACAGCATCTGGCATGCGGGTGAGCAAGTCAGCCATGGCATCAAGCATGTCATGCGCAGCGACCTTATCTATTGTCGCGATGCCAGGCCGGATGAGCCACTATTGTCGCCACACGAGCGCGGTCACGATGGCTATATCTGGACGTTAGCCCCTCTGGATGATGGGCTTATCGCCAGCGGCGGGCGTGATGCGCAAATTCGGCTGTGGGACGCGCAAGGGAATACCATCCGACAGCTGCATGGCCATGGTCAATCCGTACTCGGCCTGGCGGCGCTGCCAGGCCGCCGCCTGGCCTCGGTATCGCGCGACCGTTCACTCCGCTTTTGGGATTGGACAACGGGCCATTGCGAAAGGGTGGTCATTGCGCACGAAGCCGCCGTCCTGAGCGTTACGCATCTGCTGGATAGAAGGCTTATCACCTGCGGTGCCGACGGGCTGGTCAAGCTCTGGGACGATCAAGGCACACCCAGCGGCAAGCTCGAAGGCCATCAAGGCTGGGTATGGGAAACAGCGCAATTGGGGTTGGAATGCTGGGTGAGCGCGTCCGAAGATGGAAGCGTGCGGCTTTGGGATAGCGTTACGCATCGGTGCCTCGCCGTGTTACCGGGAGAAGTTCCGCTGAGAGCACTACTTATCGTGGGGCAGGCCATTTGGACTGGGGATATCGAGGGCGATATCACTTGCTGGGAGGAACAAGGCCATAGCTGGCGCGCCGCGCGAAAGTGGCAAGCACATGGCGCAGGCATCCGACGTCTAAAGTTGCTCGATTCAAACCATGTGGCAAGTTGCAGTGAAGACTATCTGCTCCGCATCTGGCATTGCGACAGTGGCGAGTGCGTATTTGAAGCCCGCCACCAGAACTTCGCGACCGATGTCGTGCAACTTGGAAATAGCGTACTGAGTAGTTCCTATGACGGCTGCCTGCATCATCACTGCTGGCCCGGTTTGGCCGCAGAGCAAGGATATCGAGCATGA
- a CDS encoding TetR/AcrR family transcriptional regulator, translating into MPRKPNTEARRAEIVQALQSVMATQGYEKATIQAIAKAAGLAPGLLHYHFKSKQEILVSLVTTLADFGQRRFEQIVGSADDPMQRLSAYLEARLELGEGAAPEVVAAWVMIGAEAVRQAEVREVYQRAIANELDLLADLLAACMQRQQRATGSARELAAGLLALMEGAFLLASAAGAVMPVGYASQAALRYAVLSMETAPPG; encoded by the coding sequence ATGCCAAGAAAACCCAATACCGAAGCCCGGCGCGCCGAGATCGTCCAGGCCCTGCAATCAGTAATGGCGACGCAGGGATACGAGAAGGCAACCATCCAGGCAATCGCCAAGGCGGCAGGGCTCGCGCCAGGGTTGCTGCACTACCATTTCAAGAGCAAGCAGGAGATCCTGGTTTCGTTGGTCACGACACTTGCCGATTTTGGCCAGCGCCGTTTCGAGCAAATCGTCGGCAGTGCCGACGACCCCATGCAGCGGTTGTCCGCATATCTGGAGGCACGCTTGGAGCTGGGAGAAGGTGCTGCGCCTGAGGTCGTCGCGGCCTGGGTGATGATAGGTGCGGAGGCCGTACGCCAAGCGGAGGTTCGAGAGGTCTACCAGCGGGCCATCGCGAATGAGCTGGATTTGCTGGCAGACTTGCTTGCCGCTTGTATGCAGCGGCAGCAGCGCGCTACGGGTAGTGCGCGCGAGTTGGCGGCCGGCTTGCTGGCCTTGATGGAGGGCGCCTTTCTGCTAGCGAGCGCAGCTGGCGCGGTAATGCCCGTGGGGTATGCCTCCCAGGCTGCGCTTCGATATGCCGTGTTGAGCATGGAAACTGCACCGCCGGGTTGA
- a CDS encoding helix-turn-helix domain-containing protein: protein MHAATTLHPSRVTGVASLARLLNESPQALSNWKRRGLPGDKITAIARTVGCEIDYLELGIGSMTAPLKAPAESASVADPQHADPFAGLDPASKAALQDLFEQIRQAKAAGKSVKGFIAGVRVLIASMAQE, encoded by the coding sequence ATGCATGCAGCAACCACGCTGCACCCCAGCCGGGTGACCGGTGTGGCATCGCTCGCACGCTTGCTGAACGAGTCGCCCCAGGCGCTATCCAACTGGAAGCGGCGTGGCCTGCCCGGTGACAAGATCACCGCCATCGCCAGAACGGTCGGATGCGAGATCGATTACCTCGAGCTGGGCATAGGCAGCATGACAGCCCCGCTCAAAGCGCCGGCCGAATCCGCAAGCGTCGCGGATCCGCAACACGCCGACCCGTTCGCCGGCCTCGACCCGGCCAGCAAGGCCGCGCTGCAGGATCTGTTCGAGCAGATACGCCAAGCCAAGGCGGCGGGAAAGTCAGTCAAGGGCTTTATCGCCGGTGTCCGCGTGCTGATCGCCAGCATGGCGCAGGAGTAG
- a CDS encoding helix-turn-helix domain-containing protein: MQQHKNGSMLTPPKIAANIKRILTLFEPDPARQVSALAAMLGVDRTVAYRHLTRGPAKIEMLGRIAGALGVSVAALWDEETEATTVVVAKIAVSGVSIDCIAWLDPTLHTPLNAHELLAWEHDGVWQVDRFRNRREPGFPLRRVEMQCRQISRDSCRVTIYSDCDPVFARNLAAGLASHGYDTKRPLELTDLLAASQKQAPDILILLSRHAEQFARQIDEYLGQVVQTVIICDDNPPPHDPVNGRFFSSKDVVRILILLRQMASGPPLKQTSQEY; this comes from the coding sequence GTGCAACAGCATAAAAATGGTTCGATGCTCACGCCGCCGAAAATCGCCGCCAATATCAAGCGGATACTGACTCTGTTCGAACCGGATCCGGCGCGGCAGGTCAGTGCGCTGGCCGCCATGCTGGGGGTGGACCGGACGGTGGCTTACCGCCACCTTACACGGGGACCGGCGAAGATCGAGATGCTGGGCCGCATAGCCGGCGCGCTGGGCGTTTCGGTTGCCGCGCTGTGGGATGAGGAGACCGAAGCGACCACGGTGGTGGTGGCCAAGATCGCTGTCAGCGGCGTTTCCATCGATTGCATCGCCTGGCTGGACCCGACCCTGCACACCCCGCTCAATGCGCACGAACTGCTGGCATGGGAGCACGACGGCGTCTGGCAGGTGGATCGCTTTCGCAACAGGCGCGAGCCGGGCTTCCCGCTACGCCGGGTAGAGATGCAGTGCCGGCAGATTTCGCGCGATAGTTGCCGCGTAACCATTTATTCCGATTGTGATCCGGTCTTTGCCCGTAATCTGGCCGCCGGCCTGGCCAGTCATGGCTACGATACCAAGCGGCCGCTGGAATTGACCGATTTGCTGGCGGCCAGCCAGAAGCAGGCGCCCGACATCCTGATCCTGCTGTCGCGCCACGCCGAACAATTCGCCAGACAGATCGACGAATACTTGGGGCAGGTCGTGCAAACCGTCATAATTTGCGATGACAACCCGCCACCCCATGATCCTGTGAACGGACGTTTTTTTTCAAGTAAGGATGTCGTCCGTATACTTATTTTGCTGCGGCAGATGGCATCGGGCCCTCCGCTCAAGCAGACCTCACAGGAGTACTGA
- a CDS encoding autoinducer binding domain-containing protein gives MIDSRSIADTLADIRLEKDVQAEVHRFARSLGFDTYTLGYINPSVSERAFFIDNHPDASFDIPDIATRDPVLARLKGEPIPFSWDRSFYVDAKCEDIWEAGSHVGISAGLIAPVRPGGDRRMVISLDRDQPLDGTREQIADQLGRLDKFTRLLSGTVVSLFDSLSQLENSLSSAEKEVLRWTYAGLSSLELARRLRPHKGYDFVQQTLKSAAMKMGTTDPMTASILAARAGVLGQI, from the coding sequence GTGATCGATTCCCGTTCGATAGCCGATACGCTGGCAGATATCCGGCTGGAAAAGGATGTGCAGGCCGAGGTGCATCGGTTCGCGCGAAGCCTTGGCTTCGACACCTATACACTGGGGTATATCAACCCATCGGTGAGCGAACGGGCTTTTTTTATCGACAACCATCCCGATGCAAGTTTCGACATACCCGATATCGCGACCCGCGATCCGGTACTGGCGCGGTTGAAGGGCGAACCCATTCCATTCAGCTGGGATCGATCCTTTTATGTCGATGCGAAATGTGAAGATATCTGGGAAGCCGGCAGCCATGTCGGCATCAGCGCCGGCCTGATCGCGCCCGTGCGTCCGGGCGGCGACCGCAGAATGGTGATATCGCTGGACCGCGACCAGCCGCTCGATGGCACGCGCGAGCAGATCGCCGATCAATTAGGGCGGTTGGACAAGTTCACGCGGCTGCTGTCCGGCACCGTGGTTTCCCTGTTCGATTCGCTGTCCCAACTCGAAAACTCGCTATCCAGCGCCGAGAAGGAAGTGTTGCGCTGGACCTATGCCGGCCTCTCTTCGCTCGAATTGGCACGCCGGCTGCGCCCGCACAAAGGCTATGACTTCGTGCAGCAGACCTTGAAAAGCGCTGCCATGAAGATGGGCACCACCGACCCGATGACCGCCTCCATCCTCGCCGCCCGAGCCGGCGTGTTGGGCCAGATCTAG
- a CDS encoding MarR family winged helix-turn-helix transcriptional regulator — MNTERPMDAVDAILNQWHRERPDLDVTPMGPIGRARRCSALLQIRLDETFAAFGLTSWEFDVLATLRRSGAPYRLSPTALFSTLMITSGTMTHRLKRLEACDWVLRVQNSDDARSMLVQLTDKGLELIDRAVAAHVENEWRILAPLGAEALRALDENLAKLLAVLEPGEDLPT, encoded by the coding sequence ATGAATACAGAACGGCCAATGGATGCGGTGGATGCCATCCTGAACCAATGGCATCGCGAGCGGCCCGACCTGGATGTCACCCCGATGGGGCCGATCGGCCGCGCCAGGCGCTGCTCGGCCTTGCTGCAGATCAGGCTGGATGAAACCTTCGCGGCCTTCGGATTGACCAGTTGGGAGTTCGATGTCCTGGCAACGCTAAGACGATCCGGCGCGCCCTACCGGCTAAGCCCCACCGCCCTGTTCTCCACGCTGATGATTACCTCGGGCACCATGACCCATAGGCTGAAGCGGCTGGAGGCATGCGACTGGGTGCTGCGGGTGCAGAACAGCGACGATGCGCGCAGCATGCTGGTGCAACTGACGGATAAGGGCCTGGAATTGATCGATCGCGCGGTTGCCGCGCATGTGGAAAACGAGTGGCGTATCCTGGCGCCGCTGGGAGCGGAAGCGCTACGCGCCCTGGATGAGAACCTGGCAAAACTGCTGGCGGTGCTGGAGCCTGGAGAGGACTTGCCGACCTGA